DNA sequence from the Saimiri boliviensis isolate mSaiBol1 chromosome 5, mSaiBol1.pri, whole genome shotgun sequence genome:
AAGATTAATGCAAACCAAAATTTGCTTATTTTGAGACTCAAATTCAGTAATTCATGACACCTGAATAACAGTAACATAGCATGTGGCTCCAACTACAGTGTGTGCTAATTAATATAACCCATTGTCTACCAAAGCACAGGTAAGCACACCATATAATTTTTCTATGGGTTACCAACGTACCTTTGAGTCACTAGAGTATATAAGTATAGATCCTTTAGAATAGAAGTTACAGAATGGCAATGTGAAGTttgcaaaatttaagaaaaacgATGCTGATTGGTTTCTGGGGTTTGCATGATATATAGAAGAGGGCTCATAGAGATTTCCAAACCCTCTTCTTGTTCTGGAAGCCACTGGCATACCAATAGATATTTTGGCATTTTACATTTCAAACTGTCATGATCAGTCAACCCCTTTCCCTTTGTACCCCTTCATTTCACAATATGAATGACACACTTGTTTGATGTGAAAATGCCacgagaaggaagaaaaatagcttGTCAAGAACAGAAAACACGAGAGAAAATTTAAGTTCAGTAAATACAGAACGTGTTCTACACATGCACTTCCTGTAAGAAATTATTACCACATCTGTTACTGTTGTTTCTCTTGCTGCTGTTTTATGCTTCTGGTTTCAATTTTAAACTCCATTATCTCTAGCATATTTTGGTTGATGACTTACCTGTGTTGGCTTAGCTCTCATGATTTAAAACAATCCTTTGTGGTTTGGAAAACCATCTACGTTTGAAAACTGggcttagaaaataaaataatcaagctTGTGTGTTTATTCCTCCTTaattttcattcataaaatagaaaccctcaggaaaaaatatgtatctttataagCCCTCTGAATAAGTTTCAAAAAGGTACTTTTATGACACGTACAGTTCTAACACAAAAATAGTAACTGTCTGCAATATGCTTTATGTCATGCTGGTCTAGCTAGTGAGATTATTCAGACTCTAGGACTCACTGTTTTTAAGGAAGCAGTAAAAATAATGCCGTCTTACTACCTCTGTAACAACTCAAATTCTTGCAATGTGTATAGATTGCTTCAAACCAATGACACCTATATCTGATACATGCTTTCTCCTAAAGTATCTTAACATTAGAccagaataaaggaaaatcttaATTAGTccaaagattttaaatttcttttaaagaattaataaaaacacaatttactTTCAGTGTGGTCAATTGAATACCAATGACGTGTAAAtaaaccattttacattttatctaaAATTCCACAGTCCTGATGACATCTTTCATCCTTTCAGGTAGGTTATAGAGCTTTTATGCTAAATCAGGAGATTCTGCTTGCCCAAGCAATTTTGCTATTAAGTTTAATGAAGCTATTAATTTGCTATTAAGTTTAATGAAGCTAAAATCCTGAGAAAATGAACTGAGGTATATCATGTTAATTCCTAACTTCTAGCTTCAGAGATATTCTTCACCCTAAAGCTTTAAcaaggtgtgtgtatatataaacctTCCATTTTCAAATCCTGCCTTAGATACTTGTTTTTGAAGGAAAGCACATGATATAATTTCTAGATGAAGAACACAAATACATAATACTTGGAATTtttaatggctaaaataaaaacatcagttaccttgattttctctttctcacaaaGGCTAATGTTCCTCTGAATTTTTAATATCATCCAAAAATTTATATAGAAGCATTTATGATgtacaatggaaagaaaaatattcctttctgATTTAGCAATCTGTTATTTTGTAGACTACAAGCATGCCACTTAATAAacgctaaaataaaatatactgtaaGGTAAGACTATCCTAGTAtacttaaacatataaaataaatactttgcactgaaatttagaaaaaagttGGCATTACAGATACTTGTAGGAGTTTTTATGATGGTTTCCAACGTGTTTCATTCCTTTGTTTTACCAGTTTTATAAACttaggaaaaaatatgtatttgaagaAGCAAAATAAGTAGGTAGCAAAGTAAAGATAAATTGAAGTTTATTTCTAACTTAAATTCCTCCTAAAAGGGAGAGTTTTATCTTAGAATTTTTGAATACTGAATTATGTAGAAAAGTCAAACATTTTGAATCCAACATATTTAAGAAAGTCCCCATGACAAACATGTCAGCTGAGAGATGCAGTGCAGTAAAGTAAAAACCTTGCTGATTTTGGATATGAGGAATAAAATCTGATATAATTACcagaaaaatttgttttctttttttcttttcagctaaAGCAAAGTAATTTTGCAAACCACAATTTCACTTCCtggcttgcttttcattttcaatatCTAAATCACTGCATATTCTTAGTGGTTTTCAATAAATTCATCAACATCAGTAACAGATTTGGCAGTAACAATGTAGAAAATAGGACAAATATTTATGAGTTTAAGCATGAAAGAGATAAATACGCAAAATAATGAGAATGCATACCACGGTTAAATTCATCGCCATCGTCTAACCAAACACACAGAATGAAAATAGGAATCCCCAGAACGTGACACTAGAGCACAATGCCAAGATACAATCACGCACTGTTATGTCTGAGCATGACAAAGAAACAGATGGTCATGACCTTTTCTGtaaggaagggggaaaaaagaataatgatacaAGACACTTAATAGCAAAATTGTTCATGACTGCTGAAATtcttggaagaaaaacaaaatgaagaagcTGCTACagtaatgagattaaaaaaaaaatacatgtctaTGTTTGCCAGTCACATTGCAGAATTGAACAGTCACCTGTGGTTTTCCGCTTAACACAGGAGAGATGAGTTGGTCTAGTATATTTGATAGCaggttttaaaatgaatttcctGGAGGGAGAGTGGGCCTGAACTTCTGTTTTTTTAGCAAGTTCAGCCTTCTTATAAACTGCTATgaataagaaaacacaaaaagcataccatcaggaaaaaataaacacttgGAGCAAAATCGAACaaacttttataaataattagTTACCACTGTTAGGCAGTTTTTCtgcaaaaaagtaataatgaattacttcaaaaacattttcaaagaagtgATTGTTAAATGAaccttttttccttctcacttCATCTCTGGAGACTGTGCTAGGTTCCTTTTTAGCTACTTTTCTTTCAGGAGTGGAAATTCTGCCTCTCCCAGTTTtaaaaggcttttcttttctatgtttctcAAGAGATGATCTCCGAGCTTCCTTTTCAGCTTTCTCCTCTTTAGGAATAGTTTCTAACTGTTCTGTCATGATGCTCCTATCATCATCTGTGGATCAAAGCAAAtcatgacaacaacaacaacaacagtgaaAACATTAGTAACAAGTGTACAAAATCctttatatatttaacaaaatgcaaaataaagagatagaggtattttaaaatatttaaataaaaaaattcccaTAAGTTATTGTGTTTGAGTTGGaagtagaaaactaaaaaataataataataataatgcacaCCTTGAGTGTCCACCCAGAGGCTGTCAGCATCCATGATGGAGTCATCAATGGTGGTCTCGTCTTTGTAATCGTCATAGGTTTCTGTCTTATATTCAGAAAGTGCAACCTCTTCTCTCTCAGGGGAAGCTGGAGCCTCCGGGGAACCATCTTTGGGTTCTGCCTGGGCTTCAGCTGCCTCTTCTACTTCGAACTCTTCTTCGTCATGAGGAGATGGTCTCCTTTCCACCTCAGGCTGGTCTAGGGCTGCAAAACGTACGCTGTGGGACCCTGACTCCCCTTCATCAGTTGTGGTTTGCACTACAGTGATGAAATCATCCTCGATGGTCACAACGGACTCAATCACTCCTTTGTGTTCACCTGGGCAGGTCTCCACAAATTCCTCCCTGGCACCTGAGGCACCCAAGTCAGTAATCTGAAGGGTATCTGAGCGGAAGAGCAGTTTATCATATTCTCCCTGGGCTTCTATCTCTTCTTCCTCACTCTGAACCTCTGCTGGTTCAGATACGATTGCTTCATGTACTGGCTCTGCAACATCAGAAGGCGTGATGGATATATCTGGGgtctctttgctttcttcttttggcCCTTGAATAAATTCCATCTGGACATCAGCTCTCTCATCTGTAGCTAAATCAGCCTCTGGAACAGTAGGTGGGCAAGGTATTTCCACTGACAATTTGATggcaatctcatcttgaattagaGATGATTCAGGAGATGTTTCCTTCTTGCCCTCATCAGCTTTCAGGGACTCCATGGTGAGACTTTCATGCTCACCACTAGACTCATAGGACTCCTCCTTGTCTACAGCCTCCTGGTGCACCAAGTCAGGCTTGGCCACTTTCTCTTTGACTTCTGTCTCACTAACTTTGGTGCCTTCTTTCATGTGGCCAGACTCAACACCCATAAATGCATCTGCCTCCTGCAGTGCTTTGGATGAGGGAGTCATGTCCTGTGAAGCCTCAAGTTTTAGCTCTGTTGCCCTTCTAGCATCTATGTTTAGCCCTGAAGCCATCTGTGCAAAGTCACTAATTTTAACATCTATTTGACCCTGGACAACTTTGTTGGCAGCAAAATCCAGACCTTGTTCTGCTTTTTTGGATGGTTCCACCTCGGCTACCTCTGGCACTGAACTAAGACCCTTCTCTGCTTTCTCAGAGGATGCATCTGTTAGTATTGACAAATCTTTGGCCAAAGCTTGTTCGTAGGTTACTCCTAATCCAAATGTTTCTTTATCACCAGCCTCTTCAGTTTTCTTGGCATATTCTTTTAAATCAGCATGTTCTTCACTCTTTTCTAGTACAGTATCCAGCCTATCACTAGCTTTCCTCTCTTGGTCAAACTCCTTACTCAGTCCTGATTTGTCAACAGAGATAGGTGGGGATGCTTCTTTGTCTACACTGAACTCATCTTTGACTCTTCCAGCTGCGGCCAGTTTCACTTCAATCAGTGAAAGGTCTGTGGCCAAATCTCTTCGAACTTTATCATCAGTgccttcataaaaggaaccactCTCCCCTGATAAGTTCTCACTGTCTTGAACAGGTGATGGCAATGGGACCGTGTATTTATTGAACACACAGTAGCCCAGGTCTTCGAGCTGACTGTCTGTTTTTACAATGACATGGTTTTCATCAGTTACTGGGGGCAAGCCAGTACGACTATCCTCAACCACAGTCTCGGATGGTACTGATTTCCTCCTGGCAACCTCAGCATCTGCACTCACAGAAGCCAATCTTGACCTTGTGCCTGCTAGATCTAGCATTTCAGGCAGGTCAGGTGCCATGACAGTACCATTTTTGTAAAAATCTTTGGCTAGGAAAGGAGACTCACATGTCGTCTCCGCTTGAGTATTTTCTTCTCCAGTAGTTTTTACTTTCTCCATCTGTTCTTCCTCTTTGTTTTCTACAGGGAAGCAAGGGGCTTTCTCCAgtgcaggtgtggtggctggaaGGTAATCATCCCCTTCATCCATACTTCCACTAGTGTTGGTTAGAATATCAGAAGCCAGAGGAGAAAGATCATGTCCCCGACCAAAGTTAAATCCAAGGGCTATGGAATCTAGGCAAGACATGGGCAAATTGATTGACATGCTTCTTTGTTCGATTGCAGACCTACCACCAAGTCCTAAACTCCTGCTGAGGGTCAAATCATCCTTATTCTTACTGTGGAGGTCCCTTTTCTCTCCATACACTTTTGGATCAATAGTGAACATTCTTTCTTGAGGAGAACTGGGTTCTTCAGGTAAATCAGATGGATAACTCTGTGCAAGAGTGCTGTACCCTGCTTCCTGTGCTGGAGGACTGGGCTGGGATTCTTTTCCTGTTTGAAATTCCTTGTCACCATTTTTATGCATGGGAGACATGGTATCAATAGACTCATGGACACTTTCTCTAGTGTCACTCAGTTCATAGTAATCACTGCCTGGCTGAATGCTTTTTGTTGCTTCTTCTTTCAAGGCAGATGTTTCAAAATACTTGGACATTCCTGATTTATCTTCATAAAATGGCATGTCAAGCTCAGCTGATGTTGCAGCTCCAACTCCTTCAATCTTATCTTTGTCATCGACTCTCATATCAAAAAGTTCCTGAATTGAGCTTTTTTCAATTAATGCAGATGGTTCAGTCATGGCTTTCTCCAGTGTTTTAGAGGTCACAGCCGAATCTGTAACTGCTTGCTCCAAACTTAAAGGGAATGAGTCCTGTTTCAACATATCTGTGGTAGGTTCGTAGCTTTTCTGTTCTGAGAAAGTATACTCTGTGGAGGTCTGGATtatgcctgtttcttcatctgcaagtTTTGGGGGTCTAGTGTCTTTTGGAACAGCTTCTTTGTCAGAAATGGTGGCTATTTCTTCAAGCTTCAGCTCAGGTTCCTTTTCAGTAAGTGTAGGTTCCTGTCCACTAGGGGTGAAAGTATCTTTTTGCTGCACAGTCTCTTGTTTTATGGCCTCCATTTCTTCCTCTAAGACTTTCCCCATGACATGTTCTTCTGCAACTGGAATGTGAGCATCTTTGGGTAAAGTCATTGCCTCTGAGGATGGTACTTCTGCCATTTTGTCAGGTTTATCCTTATGGGGCTCTTCAACTTCAGAACTATCTTTGGCAGTAGCTAGGCCACTGGTTTGTTGCAGAGATTTTTTGTCATCTGGCTGTAAAAAGGCAGGGGCGAAGGGTGATGTTTCTGTAACTATTTCACTCTTCATGACATCTAAAGGAAGAGTGAAGCTTCCACCTTGAAAGGGACTTGGCATGGG
Encoded proteins:
- the MAP2 gene encoding microtubule-associated protein 2 isoform X18, which produces MADERKDEAKAPHWTSAQLTEASAHSHPPEIKDQGGAGEGLVRSANGFPYREDEEGAFGEHGSQGTYSNTKENGINGELTSADRETAEEVSARIVQVVTAEAVAVLKGEQEKEAQHKDQTAALPLAAEETANLPPSPPPSPASEQTVTVEEASKMEFHDQQELTPSAAEPLDKKEKESEKQSKPGEDLKHAALVSQPETTKTYPDEKDMQGTEEEKAPLALFGHTLVANLEDMKQKTEPSLVVPGIDLPKEPSTPKEQKDWFIEMPTEAKKDEWGLVAPVSPGPLTPMREKDVFDDIPKWEGKQFDSPMPSPFQGGSFTLPLDVMKSEIVTETSPFAPAFLQPDDKKSLQQTSGLATAKDSSEVEEPHKDKPDKMAEVPSSEAMTLPKDAHIPVAEEHVMGKVLEEEMEAIKQETVQQKDTFTPSGQEPTLTEKEPELKLEEIATISDKEAVPKDTRPPKLADEETGIIQTSTEYTFSEQKSYEPTTDMLKQDSFPLSLEQAVTDSAVTSKTLEKAMTEPSALIEKSSIQELFDMRVDDKDKIEGVGAATSAELDMPFYEDKSGMSKYFETSALKEEATKSIQPGSDYYELSDTRESVHESIDTMSPMHKNGDKEFQTGKESQPSPPAQEAGYSTLAQSYPSDLPEEPSSPQERMFTIDPKVYGEKRDLHSKNKDDLTLSRSLGLGGRSAIEQRSMSINLPMSCLDSIALGFNFGRGHDLSPLASDILTNTSGSMDEGDDYLPATTPALEKAPCFPVENKEEEQMEKVKTTGEENTQAETTCESPFLAKDFYKNGTVMAPDLPEMLDLAGTRSRLASVSADAEVARRKSVPSETVVEDSRTGLPPVTDENHVIVKTDSQLEDLGYCVFNKYTVPLPSPVQDSENLSGESGSFYEGTDDKVRRDLATDLSLIEVKLAAAGRVKDEFSVDKEASPPISVDKSGLSKEFDQERKASDRLDTVLEKSEEHADLKEYAKKTEEAGDKETFGLGVTYEQALAKDLSILTDASSEKAEKGLSSVPEVAEVEPSKKAEQGLDFAANKVVQGQIDVKISDFAQMASGLNIDARRATELKLEASQDMTPSSKALQEADAFMGVESGHMKEGTKVSETEVKEKVAKPDLVHQEAVDKEESYESSGEHESLTMESLKADEGKKETSPESSLIQDEIAIKLSVEIPCPPTVPEADLATDERADVQMEFIQGPKEESKETPDISITPSDVAEPVHEAIVSEPAEVQSEEEEIEAQGEYDKLLFRSDTLQITDLGASGAREEFVETCPGEHKGVIESVVTIEDDFITVVQTTTDEGESGSHSVRFAALDQPEVERRPSPHDEEEFEVEEAAEAQAEPKDGSPEAPASPEREEVALSEYKTETYDDYKDETTIDDSIMDADSLWVDTQDDDRSIMTEQLETIPKEEKAEKEARRSSLEKHRKEKPFKTGRGRISTPERKVAKKEPSTVSRDEVRRKKAVYKKAELAKKTEVQAHSPSRKFILKPAIKYTRPTHLSCVKRKTTAAGGESAVAPSVFKQAKDKVSDGVTKSPEKRSSLPRPSSILPPRRGVSGDRDENSFSLNSSISSSARRTTRSEPIRRAGKSGTSTPTTPGSTAITPGTPPSYSSRTPGTPGTPSYPRTPHTPGTPKSAILVPSEKKVAIIRTPPKSPATPKQLRLINQPLPDLKNVKSKIGSTDNIKYQPKGGQVRILNKKIDFSKVQSRCGSKDNIKHSAGGGNVQIVTKKIDLSHVTSKCGSLKNIRHRPGGGRVKIESVKLDFKEKAQAKVGSLDNAHHVPGGGNVKIDSQKLNFREHAKARVDHGAEIITQSPGRSSVASPRRLSNVSSSGSINLLESPQLATLAEDVTAALAKQGL
- the MAP2 gene encoding microtubule-associated protein 2 isoform X13, which encodes MADERKDEAKAPHWTSAQLTEASAHSHPPEIKDQGGAGEGLVRSANGFPYREDEEGAFGEHGSQGTYSNTKENGINGELTSADRETAEEVSARIVQVVTAEAVAVLKGEQEKEAQHKDQTAALPLAAEETANLPPSPPPSPASEQTVTVEEEEETLESRMAEEEKPAALPEKEYGAAKSSEQPTGLSKGQVESSAEAQIDPEESAPAGAPHEKSVKEVKEVSPEVKTPSSAGEASKMEFHDQQELTPSAAEPLDKKEKESEKQSKPGEDLKHAALVSQPETTKTYPDEKDMQGTEEEKAPLALFGHTLVANLEDMKQKTEPSLVVPGIDLPKEPSTPKEQKDWFIEMPTEAKKDEWGLVAPVSPGPLTPMREKDVFDDIPKWEGKQFDSPMPSPFQGGSFTLPLDVMKSEIVTETSPFAPAFLQPDDKKSLQQTSGLATAKDSSEVEEPHKDKPDKMAEVPSSEAMTLPKDAHIPVAEEHVMGKVLEEEMEAIKQETVQQKDTFTPSGQEPTLTEKEPELKLEEIATISDKEAVPKDTRPPKLADEETGIIQTSTEYTFSEQKSYEPTTDMLKQDSFPLSLEQAVTDSAVTSKTLEKAMTEPSALIEKSSIQELFDMRVDDKDKIEGVGAATSAELDMPFYEDKSGMSKYFETSALKEEATKSIQPGSDYYELSDTRESVHESIDTMSPMHKNGDKEFQTGKESQPSPPAQEAGYSTLAQSYPSDLPEEPSSPQERMFTIDPKVYGEKRDLHSKNKDDLTLSRSLGLGGRSAIEQRSMSINLPMSCLDSIALGFNFGRGHDLSPLASDILTNTSGSMDEGDDYLPATTPALEKAPCFPVENKEEEQMEKVKTTGEENTQAETTCESPFLAKDFYKNGTVMAPDLPEMLDLAGTRSRLASVSADAEVARRKSVPSETVVEDSRTGLPPVTDENHVIVKTDSQLEDLGYCVFNKYTVPLPSPVQDSENLSGESGSFYEGTDDKVRRDLATDLSLIEVKLAAAGRVKDEFSVDKEASPPISVDKSGLSKEFDQERKASDRLDTVLEKSEEHADLKEYAKKTEEAGDKETFGLGVTYEQALAKDLSILTDASSEKAEKGLSSVPEVAEVEPSKKAEQGLDFAANKVVQGQIDVKISDFAQMASGLNIDARRATELKLEASQDMTPSSKALQEADAFMGVESGHMKEGTKVSETEVKEKVAKPDLVHQEAVDKEESYESSGEHESLTMESLKADEGKKETSPESSLIQDEIAIKLSVEIPCPPTVPEADLATDERADVQMEFIQGPKEESKETPDISITPSDVAEPVHEAIVSEPAEVQSEEEEIEAQGEYDKLLFRSDTLQITDLGASGAREEFVETCPGEHKGVIESVVTIEDDFITVVQTTTDEGESGSHSVRFAALDQPEVERRPSPHDEEEFEVEEAAEAQAEPKDGSPEAPASPEREEVALSEYKTETYDDYKDETTIDDSIMDADSLWVDTQDDDRSIMTEQLETIPKEEKAEKEARRSSLEKHRKEKPFKTGRGRISTPERKVAKKEPSTVSRDEVRRKKAVYKKAELAKKTEVQAHSPSRKFILKPAIKYTRPTHLSCVKRKTTAAGGESAVAPSVFKQAKDKVSDGVTKSPEKRSSLPRPSSILPPRRGVSGDRDENSFSLNSSISSSARRTTRSEPIRRAGKSGTSTPTTPGSTAITPGTPPSYSSRTPGTPGTPSYPRTPHTPGTPKSAILVPSEKKVAIIRTPPKSPATPKQLRLINQPLPDLKNVKSKIGSTDNIKYQPKGGQVQIVTKKIDLSHVTSKCGSLKNIRHRPGGGRVKIESVKLDFKEKAQAKVGSLDNAHHVPGGGNVKIDSQKLNFREHAKARVDHGAEIITQSPGRSSVASPRRLSNVSSSGSINLLESPQLATLAEDVTAALAKQGL
- the MAP2 gene encoding microtubule-associated protein 2 isoform X23, producing the protein MADERKDEAKAPHWTSAQLTEASAHSHPPEIKDQGGAGEGLVRSANGFPYREDEEGAFGEHGSQGTYSNTKENGINGELTSADRETAEEVSARIVQVVTAEAVAVLKGEQEKEAQHKDQTAALPLAEETANLPPSPPPSPASEQTVTVEEASKMEFHDQQELTPSAAEPLDKKEKESEKQSKPGEDLKHAALVSQPETTKTYPDEKDMQGTEEEKAPLALFGHTLVANLEDMKQKTEPSLVVPGIDLPKEPSTPKEQKDWFIEMPTEAKKDEWGLVAPVSPGPLTPMREKDVFDDIPKWEGKQFDSPMPSPFQGGSFTLPLDVMKSEIVTETSPFAPAFLQPDDKKSLQQTSGLATAKDSSEVEEPHKDKPDKMAEVPSSEAMTLPKDAHIPVAEEHVMGKVLEEEMEAIKQETVQQKDTFTPSGQEPTLTEKEPELKLEEIATISDKEAVPKDTRPPKLADEETGIIQTSTEYTFSEQKSYEPTTDMLKQDSFPLSLEQAVTDSAVTSKTLEKAMTEPSALIEKSSIQELFDMRVDDKDKIEGVGAATSAELDMPFYEDKSGMSKYFETSALKEEATKSIQPGSDYYELSDTRESVHESIDTMSPMHKNGDKEFQTGKESQPSPPAQEAGYSTLAQSYPSDLPEEPSSPQERMFTIDPKVYGEKRDLHSKNKDDLTLSRSLGLGGRSAIEQRSMSINLPMSCLDSIALGFNFGRGHDLSPLASDILTNTSGSMDEGDDYLPATTPALEKAPCFPVENKEEEQMEKVKTTGEENTQAETTCESPFLAKDFYKNGTVMAPDLPEMLDLAGTRSRLASVSADAEVARRKSVPSETVVEDSRTGLPPVTDENHVIVKTDSQLEDLGYCVFNKYTVPLPSPVQDSENLSGESGSFYEGTDDKVRRDLATDLSLIEVKLAAAGRVKDEFSVDKEASPPISVDKSGLSKEFDQERKASDRLDTVLEKSEEHADLKEYAKKTEEAGDKETFGLGVTYEQALAKDLSILTDASSEKAEKGLSSVPEVAEVEPSKKAEQGLDFAANKVVQGQIDVKISDFAQMASGLNIDARRATELKLEASQDMTPSSKALQEADAFMGVESGHMKEGTKVSETEVKEKVAKPDLVHQEAVDKEESYESSGEHESLTMESLKADEGKKETSPESSLIQDEIAIKLSVEIPCPPTVPEADLATDERADVQMEFIQGPKEESKETPDISITPSDVAEPVHEAIVSEPAEVQSEEEEIEAQGEYDKLLFRSDTLQITDLGASGAREEFVETCPGEHKGVIESVVTIEDDFITVVQTTTDEGESGSHSVRFAALDQPEVERRPSPHDEEEFEVEEAAEAQAEPKDGSPEAPASPEREEVALSEYKTETYDDYKDETTIDDSIMDADSLWVDTQDDDRSIMTEQLETIPKEEKAEKEARRSSLEKHRKEKPFKTGRGRISTPERKVAKKEPSTVSRDEVRRKKAVYKKAELAKKTEVQAHSPSRKFILKPAIKYTRPTHLSCVKRKTTAAGGESAVAPSVFKQAKDKVSDGVTKSPEKRSSLPRPSSILPPRRGVSGDRDENSFSLNSSISSSARRTTRSEPIRRAGKSGTSTPTTPGSTAITPGTPPSYSSRTPGTPGTPSYPRTPHTPGTPKSAILVPSEKKVAIIRTPPKSPATPKQLRLINQPLPDLKNVKSKIGSTDNIKYQPKGGQVQIVTKKIDLSHVTSKCGSLKNIRHRPGGGRVKIESVKLDFKEKAQAKVGSLDNAHHVPGGGNVKIDSQKLNFREHAKARVDHGAEIITQSPGRSSVASPRRLSNVSSSGSINLLESPQLATLAEDVTAALAKQGL
- the MAP2 gene encoding microtubule-associated protein 2 isoform X24, giving the protein MADERKDEAKAPHWTSAQLTEASAHSHPPEIKDQGGAGEGLVRSANGFPYREDEEGAFGEHGSQGTYSNTKENGINGELTSADRETAEEVSARIVQVVTAEAVAVLKGEQEKEAQHKDQTAALPLAAEETANLPPSPPPSPASEQTVTVEEASKMEFHDQQELTPSAAEPLDKKEKESEKQSKPGEDLKHAALVSQPETTKTYPDEKDMQGTEEEKAPLALFGHTLVANLEDMKQKTEPSLVVPGIDLPKEPSTPKEQKDWFIEMPTEAKKDEWGLVAPVSPGPLTPMREKDVFDDIPKWEGKQFDSPMPSPFQGGSFTLPLDVMKSEIVTETSPFAPAFLQPDDKKSLQQTSGLATAKDSSEVEEPHKDKPDKMAEVPSSEAMTLPKDAHIPVAEEHVMGKVLEEEMEAIKQETVQQKDTFTPSGQEPTLTEKEPELKLEEIATISDKEAVPKDTRPPKLADEETGIIQTSTEYTFSEQKSYEPTTDMLKQDSFPLSLEQAVTDSAVTSKTLEKAMTEPSALIEKSSIQELFDMRVDDKDKIEGVGAATSAELDMPFYEDKSGMSKYFETSALKEEATKSIQPGSDYYELSDTRESVHESIDTMSPMHKNGDKEFQTGKESQPSPPAQEAGYSTLAQSYPSDLPEEPSSPQERMFTIDPKVYGEKRDLHSKNKDDLTLSRSLGLGGRSAIEQRSMSINLPMSCLDSIALGFNFGRGHDLSPLASDILTNTSGSMDEGDDYLPATTPALEKAPCFPVENKEEEQMEKVKTTGEENTQAETTCESPFLAKDFYKNGTVMAPDLPEMLDLAGTRSRLASVSADAEVARRKSVPSETVVEDSRTGLPPVTDENHVIVKTDSQLEDLGYCVFNKYTVPLPSPVQDSENLSGESGSFYEGTDDKVRRDLATDLSLIEVKLAAAGRVKDEFSVDKEASPPISVDKSGLSKEFDQERKASDRLDTVLEKSEEHADLKEYAKKTEEAGDKETFGLGVTYEQALAKDLSILTDASSEKAEKGLSSVPEVAEVEPSKKAEQGLDFAANKVVQGQIDVKISDFAQMASGLNIDARRATELKLEASQDMTPSSKALQEADAFMGVESGHMKEGTKVSETEVKEKVAKPDLVHQEAVDKEESYESSGEHESLTMESLKADEGKKETSPESSLIQDEIAIKLSVEIPCPPTVPEADLATDERADVQMEFIQGPKEESKETPDISITPSDVAEPVHEAIVSEPAEVQSEEEEIEAQGEYDKLLFRSDTLQITDLGASGAREEFVETCPGEHKGVIESVVTIEDDFITVVQTTTDEGESGSHSVRFAALDQPEVERRPSPHDEEEFEVEEAAEAQAEPKDGSPEAPASPEREEVALSEYKTETYDDYKDETTIDDSIMDADSLWVDTQDDDRSIMTEQLETIPKEEKAEKEARRSSLEKHRKEKPFKTGRGRISTPERKVAKKEPSTVSRDEVRRKKVYKKAELAKKTEVQAHSPSRKFILKPAIKYTRPTHLSCVKRKTTAAGGESAVAPSVFKQAKDKVSDGVTKSPEKRSSLPRPSSILPPRRGVSGDRDENSFSLNSSISSSARRTTRSEPIRRAGKSGTSTPTTPGSTAITPGTPPSYSSRTPGTPGTPSYPRTPHTPGTPKSAILVPSEKKVAIIRTPPKSPATPKQLRLINQPLPDLKNVKSKIGSTDNIKYQPKGGQVQIVTKKIDLSHVTSKCGSLKNIRHRPGGGRVKIESVKLDFKEKAQAKVGSLDNAHHVPGGGNVKIDSQKLNFREHAKARVDHGAEIITQSPGRSSVASPRRLSNVSSSGSINLLESPQLATLAEDVTAALAKQGL